In the genome of Ctenopharyngodon idella isolate HZGC_01 chromosome 19, HZGC01, whole genome shotgun sequence, one region contains:
- the gpd1c gene encoding glycerol-3-phosphate dehydrogenase 1c, which yields MPGKKVCIIGSGNWGSAIAKIIGHNVKASNRFDPIVKMWVYEEMIDGRKLTEIINTEHENVKYLPGHKLPKNVVAVPDVTEATSGADFLVFVIPHQFIVKICDQMKPHVKPGALGISLIKGIDEGPDGLTLISDIIRSKLEIEVSVLMGANIASEVAEEKFCETTIGATNEPNGKIFKELLQTPNFRITVVKESDTVELCGALKNIVAVGAGFCDGLGFGDNTKAAVIRLGLMEMVAFSKLFCKSAVSSATFLESCGVADLITTCYGGRNRRVAEAFARSQKSIVELEAEMLNGQKLQGPQTSAEVYKILQKRNMIDKFPLFVSVYQICFEGRQVKDFISCLQNHPEHM from the exons ATGCCTGGAAAGAAAGTTTGTATTATTGGCTCTGGAAACTG GGGTTCTGCCATCGCCAAGATCATCGGCCACAATGTGAAAGCGTCAAACCGCTTCGACCCGATAGTGAAGATGTGGGTTTATGAGGAGATGATTGACGGACGCAAACTCACAGAGATCATCAACACTGAACACGAGAACGTCAAGTACCTGCCCGGACACAAACTGCCCAAAAATGTG GTGGCTGTTCCTGACGTCACGGAGGCCACGAGCGGAGCCGACTTCCTGGTCTTCGTCATTCCTCATCAGTTTATTGTGAAAATCTGTGACCAGATGAAACCTCACGTCAAACCCGGAGCCCTCGGGATCTCCCTCATTAAA ggtaTCGATGAGGGTCCGGATGGTCTGACCCTGATCTCTGACATCATCAGGTCCAAGCTGGAGATCGAGGTCAGTGTGCTGATGGGCGCCAACATCGCCAGCGAGGTGGCAGAGGAGAAGTTCTGTGAGACGACCATCG gagcCACTAATGAACCCAACGGCAAGATCTTCAAAGAGCTTCTGCAGACGCCAAACTTCCGCATCACTGTGGTGAAGGAGAGCGACACGGTGGAGCTGTGCGGAGCGCTGAAG AACATTGTGGCGGTGGGTGCGGGTTTCTGTGACGGCCTGGGCTTCGGGGACAACACTAAAGCTGCCGTCATCAGACTGGGGCTCATGGAGATGGTGGCCTTCTCCAAACTCTTCTGCAAGAGCGCCGTCTCCTCCGCCACCTTCCTGGAGAGCTGCGGCGTCGCCGACCTCATCACCACCTGCTACGGCGGACGCAACCGGCGCGTGGCGGAGGCCTTCGCTCGCTCGCAGAAG TCGATAGTGGAACTGGAAGCTGAGATGCTGAACGGTCAGAAACTTCAGGGCCCTCAGACGTCTGCAGAGGTTTACAAGATCCTTCAGAAGAGAAACATGATTGACAA gtttcCCCTGTTCGTGTCCGTGTATCAGATCTGTTTCGAGGGTCGGCAGGTGAAGGACTTCATCAGCTGCCTTCAGAATCACCCAGAGCACATGTGA
- the ctss1 gene encoding cathepsin S, ortholog 1 translates to MLVVRFVLVLLCVTLVCSEISRLTDQWMAWKSQHNKSYRNTREERHRRAVWEQNLLEILKHNEETAVGLHTFTLGLNQLSDMTADEVNPLMNGLLEEDFPDVNVTFSPPSHDHLNVPPRVNWMERGMVSPVQNQGPCGSCWAFSAVGALEGQMKRRTGALVPLSPQNLLDCSVSLGNRGCKGGYLSRAFLYIIQNKGIDSNTFYPYEHKVGACRYSVTGRAGYCSGFRILPPHNEGALQYAVANIGPVSVGINARPASFHRYRGGIYSDPKCSSRLVNHAVLVVGYGSENGQDYWLLKNSWGTAWGEKGFIRMARNKNMCGISRFAIYPTVSSDPI, encoded by the exons atGCTGGTGGTCAGGTTTGTTCTGGTTCTTCTGTGTGTGACTCTGGTCTGTTCTGAGATCAGCCGTCTGACTGATCAGTGGATGGCCTGGAAATCTCAACACAATAAGAGCTACAGAAACACa agAGAGGAGCGTCACAGGAGAGCCGTCTGGGAGCAGAATCTTCTGGAGATCCTCAAACACAATGAGGAGACGGCCGTCGGTCTGCACACATTCACACTGGGACTGAACCAGCTCAGCGACATG actGCAGATGAAGTCAATCCTCTGATGAACGGTTTACTGGAGGAAGATTTTCCTGATGTCAACGTGACGTTCAGTCCTCCGTCACATGATCACCTGAACGTCCCTCCCAGAGTCAACTGGATGGAGCGCGGGATGGTCAGTCCCGTCCAGaaccag ggcCCGTGCGGCTCCTGCTGGGCCTTCAGTGCTGTCGGGGCTCTGGAGGGGCAGATGAAGAGAAGAACCGGCGCTCTGGTTCCGTTGAGTCCACAGAACCTGCTGGACTGCAGCGTGAGTTTGGGGAACCGCGGCTGTAAGGGCGGATATCTGAGCCGAGCGTTTCTCTACATCATCCAGAACAAAGGCATCGACTCCAACACCTTCTACCCGTACGAACACAAG GTGGGTGCGTGTCGATATTCTGTGACGGGAAGAGCGGGATACTGCTCAGGATTCCGGATTCTTCCACCTCACAACGAGGGAGCGCTGCAGTACGCCGTCGCTAACATCGGCCCTGTGTCCGTCGGCATAAACGCCAGACCTGCTTCCTTTCACAGATACAGAGGCg gaaTCTACAGTGATCCGAAGTGCAGCTCTAGATTGGTCAATCATGCAGTTCTAGTGGTCGGTTACGGGTCAGAAAATGGACAAGATTACTGGCTGCTGAAAAACAG CTGGGGGACGGCGTGGGGTGAAAAGGGCTTCATACGCATGGCACGAAATAAAAACATGTGTGGAATATCCAGGTTTGCCATTTACCCCACCGTCTCATCTGATCCGATCTGA
- the lingo4a gene encoding leucine-rich repeat and immunoglobulin-like domain-containing nogo receptor-interacting protein 4a codes for MCVAADWRRLYWWVVLQWVVGVALSGPCAQRCDCLPKLLIVNCSSRQLASVPEGVPVNTHALNLSINHLKTLARRRFSGLTQLRELDLSDNMLTVIEVEAFTGLQNLLMLRLSRNRLKIIPVGAFSGLPNIQFLDISENEILVFLDDMFREMPSLQKLEASENDLVFISNRAFSGLANLQELNLDRCNLTSVPVEALSQLTGLLQLRLCRLGLTTLPNNSFRQLVRLQELRVSHCPWLDSLAANSLIGLNLTSLTLSHCNLSAVPYSPLHHLVYLRYLDLSYNPITTILSNLLGDLLRLQELHLVGAGLLRVEPGAFRNLAFFRLLNVSDNRLATLEESAFHSVGTLEVLRLDGNPLACDCRLLWVMRRRLRLGFDGHSPACGSPVQVQGRMFQDFTEVELPRLFTCRQARILTRKPQDVRTDEGHTVLFFCAADGDPAPSIIWLNPKRSVLTGSGRIRVLPNGTLEVRYAQVQDSGYYLCVASNAAGNDSVSVSLRVRGFPASTRNRSGPFFLEGWSFASGQAPVNGSQPFPFDVKTLVIAVTMGFLSFLSSVAVCFIFMFFWSQSKGQIKHTATIDFVPRSSASASGGGRTTMETGRFTMKLI; via the coding sequence ATGTGTGTGGCTGCTGATTGGAGGAGGCTGTACTGGTGGGTGGTGCTCCAGTGGGTAGTGGGTGTGGCTCTATCAGGGCCGTGCGCCCAGCGCTGCGACTGTCTGCCAAAGCTCCTGATAGTCAACTGTTCATCGAGACAACTCGCTTCTGTTCCCGAGGGCGTCCCTGTCAACACCCACGCGCTCAACCTGAGCATCAACCACTTGAAGACTCTGGCGAGGCGGCGGTTCTCTGGCCTGACGCAGTTACGCGAGCTGGACCTCAGCGACAACATGCTGACGGTGATCGAGGTGGAAGCCTTCACCGGCCTCCAGAACCTCCTCATGCTAAGACTGTCCCGCAACCGGCTGAAGATCATTCCAGTCGGAGCCTTCTCTGGCCTTCCCAACATTCAGTTTCTGGACATCAGCGAGAACGAGATCTTGGTGTTTCTGGACGACATGTTCAGAGAGATGCCGTCTCTGCAGAAACTGGAGGCCAGCGAGAACGACCTGGTGTTCATCTCGAACCGTGCTTTCAGCGGCCTGGCCAACCTGCAAGAGCTGAATCTGGACAGGTGCAACCTGACGTCGGTGCCGGTCGAGGCCCTGTCGCAGCTCACCGGACTCCTGCAGCTGCGTCTCTGCAGACTCGGACTGACAACGCTTCCCAATAACTCCTTCCGGCAGCTGGTCCGTCTGCAGGAGCTCCGCGTGTCTCACTGCCCCTGGTTGGACTCGCTGGCGGCCAACAGTCTGATCGGACTCAATCTCACGTCGCTGACGCTCAGCCACTGCAACCTGAGTGCTGTGCCGTACTCCCCGCTGCATCACCTCGTCTACCTGCGATACCTGGACTTGTCCTACAATCCCATCACCACCATCCTTTCCAACCTCCTCGGGGATTTGCTGCGCCTTCAAGAGCTACATTTGGTTGGTGCAGGACTTTTGCGAGTCGAACCGGGTGCTTTCCGCAACCTCGCCTTCTTCCGGCTCCTCAACGTGTCGGACAACCGTTTGGCAACGCTGGAGGAGTCGGCGTTCCACTCTGTTGGTACCTTGGAGGTCCTTCGGTTGGACGGGAACCCACTTGCGTGCGACTGCCGTCTGCTCTGGGTGATGCGCAGACGCCTGCGGCTTGGCTTCGATGGACATTCACCCGCCTGCGGCTCACCTGTGCAGGTACAAGGCCGGATGTTCCAAGACTTCACAGAGGTCGAGCTTCCCAGGCTGTTCACGTGCCGGCAGGCTCGCATTCTGACCCGTAAGCCGCAGGACGTTCGGACGGATGAAGGCCACACGGTTCTGTTCTTCTGCGCGGCCGATGGAGACCCGGCGCCGTCGATTATCTGGCTAAATCCGAAACGCTCAGTCCTCACCGGCTCGGGCAGGATCCGCGTCCTTCCCAACGGGACCCTGGAGGTGCGTTACGCGCAGGTGCAGGATAGCGGATACTACCTGTGTGTCGCCTCGAACGCTGCAGGGAATGACAGTGTCTCCGTGAGCCTGCGGGTGCGCGGGTTTCCGGCGTCCACTCGAAACCGTTCAGGTCCCTTCTTTCTGGAGGGCTGGAGCTTTGCATCCGGTCAAGCGCCAGTCAACGGATCGCAACCGTTTCCATTCGACGTGAAGACACTAGTGATCGCGGTAACCATGGGCTTCTTGTCGTTCCTGAGCTCGGTGGCTGTCTGCTTCATCTTCATGTTTTTCTGGAGTCAGAGCAAAGGACAGATCAAACACACGGCAACAATCGACTTTGTCCCGCGCAGCTCCGCGTCGGCGTCAGGAGGTGGACGGACGACCATGGAGACGGGCAGGTTCACCATGAAACTGATCTGA